From the Candidatus Poribacteria bacterium genome, the window TTGCTGGCACATCGGCACCCGACCCTACTACCGAATTCTCTCTGCTGGACTTGTCGATAACTGTGATGAAGCGAGAATGCGAATTTATAAGAGAAGTCGGTATTGAGAAGCACGTGGAGCAGATAGCGTGGGAGTTGTTGCAATCTGGACACTATCTCTTTGCTGCGAACAGTGGCACCCTCTACAGTGATGTCGTTCCGACACTTGAGAAGTCGCGGGATGCGGGTTTCAAGTTAGCGATTGTTTCCAATTGGGATACGCCGCTGGATCCACTCACCGAACGATTGGGAATCGCCGAGTATTTTGATGCGATTGTTGCCTCGCACGATGTGCGTGTCAGGTCTGAGAAACCGGATCCGTATATCTTTCACTACGCGCTCACAGCAGTCGGGGTCTCAGCAGAGGAAGTCGTCCATGTCGGGGATACGTATGAGGCGGATGTCGTCGGGGCACAAGGTGTAGGGATTCGTCCGATACTGCTTGACAGAGACGGCACCCAATCCGGCAGATGGGAGGAAACAATTCAGAGCCTCGCCGAATTGCCCAAA encodes:
- a CDS encoding HAD-IA family hydrolase codes for the protein MMIKTIFFDFYETLYFHKHSLEENLERIAERYGVEVNWERCETAMERLFAGTSAPDPTTEFSLLDLSITVMKRECEFIREVGIEKHVEQIAWELLQSGHYLFAANSGTLYSDVVPTLEKSRDAGFKLAIVSNWDTPLDPLTERLGIAEYFDAIVASHDVRVRSEKPDPYIFHYALTAVGVSAEEVVHVGDTYEADVVGAQGVGIRPILLDRDGTQSGRWEETIQSLAELPKLLAEF